A single window of Zea mays cultivar B73 chromosome 10, Zm-B73-REFERENCE-NAM-5.0, whole genome shotgun sequence DNA harbors:
- the LOC103640666 gene encoding probable sugar phosphate/phosphate translocator At2g25520: MGTGDDDTKPAAMEVTSTSSPPSLPSPAAPPPSLLRSVLLSYAYVGIWMSLSFSVIVYNKYILDPKLYNWPFPISLTMIHMAFCALLATTLVRVLRVVDVPSSSAPHQQQQAMTPRLYASSVLPIGALYALSLWFSNSAYIYLSVSFIQMLKALMPVAVYSLAVALRTDAFRRASMLNMLAISAGVAVAAYGEARFDAFGVALQLLAVAAEATRLVLIQILLTSRGVALNPITSLYYVAPCCLAFLAVPWYAVELPRLRAAALARPDVFVFATNSLCAFALNLAVFLLVGKTSALTMNVAGVVKDWLLIAFSWTVIKDTVTPVNLAGYGIAFLGVAYYNHAKLQGLKAKEAERKAAANTDDDTEAGTRLLPPDSKDGAGDHKI, translated from the coding sequence ATGGGCACCGGCGACGACGACACCAAGCCCGCTGCCATGGAGGTGACCTCCACCTCCTCGCCGCCGTcgctcccctccccggcggcgccaccGCCGTCGCTGCTGCGCTCCGTGCTGCTGTCGTACGCGTACGTGGGGATCTGGATGAGCCTGAGCTTCTCGGTGATCGTGTACAACAAGTACATCCTAGACCCGAAGCTGTACAACTGGCCGTTCCCGATCTCGCTCACCATGATCCACATGGCCTTCTGCGCGCTCCTGGCCACGACGCTCGTCCGCGTCCTCCGCGTCGTCGACGTCCCGTCCTCCTCCGCTCCtcaccagcagcagcaggccaTGACGCCGCGCCTCTACGCCTCCTCCGTGCTCCCCATCGGCGCGCTCTACGCGCTCTCGCTCTGGTTCTCCAACTCCGCCTACATCTACCTCTCCGTCTCCTTCATCCAGATGCTCAAGGCGCTGATGCCCGTCGCCGTCTACTCCCTCGCCGTCGCGCTCCGCACCGACGCCTTCCGCCGCGCCTCCATGCTCAACATGCTCGCCATCTCCGCGGGCGTCGCCGTCGCCGCCTACGGCGAGGCGCGCTTCGACGCGTTCGGCGTCGCGCTGCAGCTGctcgccgtcgccgccgaggccaccaggctcgTGCTCATCCAGATCCTCCTCACCTCCCGGGGCGTCGCGCTCAACCCCATCACCTCGCTCTACTACGTCGCGCCCTGCTGCCTCGCGTTCCTCGCCGTCCCCTGGTACGCCGTCGAGCTGCCCAGGCTGCGCGCCgccgcgctcgcccgccccgacGTCTTCGTCTTCGCCACCAACTCGCTCTGCGCCTTCGCGCTCAACCTCGCCGTGTTCCTGCTGGTCGGCAAGACCTCCGCGCTCACCATGAACGTCGCCGGCGTCGTCAAGGACTGGCTGCTCATCGCCTTCTCGTGGACGGTCATCAAGGACACCGTCACGCCCGTCAACCTCGCCGGCTACGGCATCGCCTTCCTCGGCGTCGCCTACTACAACCACGCCAAGCTGCAGGGGCTCAAGGCCAAGGAGGCCGAGAGGAAGGCGGCGGCCAATACGGACGATGACACGGAGGCAGGCACGCGGCTGCTGCCGCCGGACAGCAAGGACGGCGCCGGCGACCACAAAATTTGA